The Hemibagrus wyckioides isolate EC202008001 linkage group LG13, SWU_Hwy_1.0, whole genome shotgun sequence DNA window ataataataatataatcatcatcaccatcattttaaaaaaaagcaacattacagtttttttgcatttaacagtgttattaataataataataataaaaaaacagtaaaacatttgtttttggtGAAATGTGACCCTTTCCGCGCTGATCTGTAAAATGAATACACGTGTTTGTGATGAGAGTGTACCTAAAACTCGGGCGATTGTGACACCTGGTGGTCAGAAGCGGTACTGCAGCACACTGCTGTTTAACACTTTACTGAAATCAAACGGAGATAAAATGTTCGTATcaaaagtttgtttgtttgtttcatttatgtCTCTATACAAATCAAGTATGAAGCACACTGTTGTCTAAATATACAGATTACACAAATAAGCTGTTTTGTTGTtgcaatttctttattttggtcTTTGACAGGCTTTGTTATGTTATTTTACTTAAAAAGTTGATAAAATTTGTAAAAAGATGAATTAAACAACATCTTCAATTTACTAAAAGTCGTTGTGTGATTTCTTCAGAAAGTAATCTCTTGGCTCACGTGAGTGATGGCTTCAGTGATGctgatggggaaaaaacaaattagaaataaaattagaaataacTGGATGTGTTTAATTCAGATGAAATATAAATCACTGAAAGTCATCAACAAACCTTTCAACCTGCAAGCCACTCTCACACAGATTAACTAAAACCTGCAGATGTGAACGAGTGACAACAAActgcatggagagagagagagagagagagagaaacagacagagagagagagaaacagacagagagagagagagagagagagagagagagagagagagagagagagagagaaacagacagagagagagagagagagagagagagagagaaacagacagagagagagagagagagagagagagagaaacagacagagagagagagagagagagagagagagaaacagacagacagagagagagagagagagagagagagagagagagagagagagaaagtgtgaaagacagagagagagagagattactgTTAGTATGATCagcattattattgttgttattaaagTGGAagtttattatgttttaatgtttatttattgttgtctGAAATGTTCTTACTCCATTCTATAAATCATGTTTACATACCGGCTCCTTTTCCCAGTCGAAGAGATTTTTCCTAAAATGTTCAGCCACGACTTTGAGCTCGTACGTGAGAGTCACCTCACGTTTTTCACTCAGAGCTCGTGAGGCGTTTATCCTCTCTGCAATCTTCTGCAGCGCTTCATCCACTGTCTTCCTCTTCTACAAATGTGATGAATAGATACAAATTTAATCCCTAAAGACATTTAAAGtgtttataaatatacaaatataaaatgtaatgataATGTAGtcataaactgttcaacctccatCCGTCCAGGAgggaactctacactacaccactaggacactcatgtctcactaCACTCCACCACCCGGCAGCTCTGCTCCTCCCTGTACATtctcatattatattataattataatattttctatgtgtaatataattattttgtacatattgTTAATTTCATATATTACACCtcgtttatctatctgtctatttatatttatatatgtatatactatctgtataaacactgtatattatctcttactgttgtacataatacacacatttttgcacaatttataattacacctgacactttatctgctgtaaatacaacttgcacatacctctctatacacattcTGACATAGTCTTATTTATTGAtctacatatttatctgcactcgttcatttgcacagtttctatgcttctggtagatgctaaacaccTAATTTGTTGCTATGTACCAGTACTTTGAAATGATAATGaagtttctatctatctatctatctatctatctatctatctatctatctatctatctatctatctatctatctatctatctatctatctatctaatccaTCACAAACATCATGACAGCAGTTGTGACATAATGGTTAAGTTTATAACTGAAATAACATTAATCatataatgattatataaatgattaaaactaaACAATAAACATTGCTGAAGTTCTGCTGTTACACAGACCACAGCTGGTCATATTCATTTACAAAATCTGCACCTTAAAAAAGCatacatgtttttgttattgtcagattgctgtggtgtaagaggagtgAAACTCTGGAATCTCTTCACGCCTCATCACACCACCTCTTCACtctgtattttactgtaacagcGACATCCTGTCTTTATTACTTCTAGAATTTTAGTTATGTTCCTGAAGAAGAGTCAGGatatggagacagagagtgtgagggtTGAGTCTATTCACAGTTCAGACTCTAAATGAACTACAGTTCAGTAGGAGTAGAAGTGGCTTACTTACTTTTTTAAGATCATCATATTGTTTCTGCAGGATCTGTCTTTTTTCTGGATCCTGTTCATTTTTAATCTTGTTTTCTTGAACGATCAGTGGAACGTCTGATGTTTCTACAACGTCACACACTTCTACAACGTTCAGGGTCTGGGACGTGTAGACCTCGCTGACGGAGACGGGGGATTCTCCGAGGAATTCACTCAGCATCAACTTCAGCATGCCCTGAATAACGTCCAGTGAAGGAGGGAaaaattttcattattatttagttttataaataatacaacattTGCCAGCATTAATCATTTGTTTTGACTTGAACAAAACCTTCGTTACTGTTTTTGCACATACCTTGTCACCATAGTTACATGGTGTCTCGGTCACTCCAGCCTTCCTTGCATCCTTACTCACATGTTTCTCCAGGTAGGAAAACTGATCTCCGAACGACGTCACGGTGAGTTTCACCTTCAGATGATGAAACATGAATGGTGTAGAATTTAAATACTTTACAAATCTTTGTCAGAAATTTGTGCTGTAACAAATATTTGATTAAAAGTGAATTCCTAAGAATAACTCTACAAACGCTAACCGTGTCCATGTGGCGTAGCCAGTTAAAGGAGAAGATATCCGAGAGAAAGGTATTTCTTTTCTTATCGAAGAAACAGGCGTAGGTATATTCATCAGGCCTGCATGAAGAAACCGCATACACTGAAAAGAAAGGATGAAGAGCTGTCAATCACGGGAGAAGAAAGGATCTGAAGGCGTCAATGCTGGAACTGTTAAATAGATACGATACTAACCGTTGCTCTCAGACAGCTGATCCAGCATCGATCCAGAAAGACACGATTCCAAATAAATCACCATCTGCAAACGTTACACAGAATTTACAACAGATCAGCTAAAACACACGGAAACACAGGTACAGACACGTACAAATATAAAGGTTTTAGGGCTATTAACTTTTTCATGGTTTATAAATGAGAGAGATATGGAGGGAAAACATGAAGAGAGCGCCAAGACTACAGACATGACCGCTGAGGACTACAAATCCCAACCATCACTAAATCTActatattcactcactcatcacacacacacacacacacacacacacacactgtatacaaagACTCTCACTTCACCAGTTCATTGTGAAGTTTATTCTCAAGGGCTTTTTTTCTTAACCCCGGGTCGAGGAAGGTTTCACCAAATGAAGATGGTGGTGACTGATCTGAGTGACATGctgacattttaatattaaatgtaactaaattaCTCATAACTATGAcaatcattctttaataaattaaactgGTAAATTGCTGTAGTTTCAAAGGAATAGAACTGTATGGGACAACAgtatttataggaaaataatcaacaccatctgaccaatcagaatccagctaGAGCTGTGGAATAatctgtgttatttatttttaatggaacAGAGAGATATGAACTCAAATACAGGACACTAGAACACACGAGACTGAATCATCCAAACCTGGCTGTTTCCCATCCTGACCACTAGAGGGCCCCTGCCCAACATTCTGAACTTCTTCTTCAGTTACTTCACTCATTACTTGTTTGCACTCCATGATGAATTCCAGTCATAATGAAGCCCCACAGTTTGCCACAGAGAGTTCTGATATCTGATATTTTGACCACACCTTGGCTTTTAGACACAGAGATGTGCTGAAATGTCAATTAAGAATAAACACATACCTTTGAAAACATGTGACTCTTAGACATGGCCTTCACTGTGTTAATGAGGTCATGTGCATAAAGCTGGAACAGAATCAAGATCAAAAGAGACGGTTCATGACCTCAGGAGTGAGCGGTCATAAAGATCTGATACTCTGACTAAAAACGAGTTACTGATAATCAGCTTCAGTGaaatcaaaacacaaacacagcaaagtTACACTCAGAGCTCTGAATCCGACTCAGAGACACGGGAGATGATGGACTGCACTTACTGTGGAGTTAGGAAAGTGAAAGATTCCTTTATTTCCATGGTCTGTTAAGTAGATGAAGATTGAATCATTTTCATCactgaaacagaaaacagataTAATATGAAGTTCATTTTGTGGAGTTTGGAGAGTGAAGATGAGTTCTTCATCATCTAGAGTCCTCACTTCACTGCTCCTGTAACAACAAGTGATACAAACAAATCCCTTCACACATTGTAGACCTTCTTAAACCTGAAATATTTTCCTGTGAGATTATACACAGAATCCTGGGGTTGTGTAGttagaggtttcacactgcttctcctttcACCAGGGTGAACACTCAATCCTGGTTCTTCACAATCTGCCCCTCTACATCCGTAAACCCTGCCTTAACCTCCtgcttatttgcatattcacgCATCGACagctctgattggataaatctTTAAACAATGGCTCgtctcacactttcacttttatCAGTCAGGAAAAAAGTTCTGTTCTTCTGCACCCGAGCAGcttctgttatctttcacagctttctcatcttttttgctctttttaagtTTGTCGTCTAGTTGACCAGCCGCTCGATATCCGACTTCCTCTAATGTTTAGTTGTGACGTATTTCCCCCTTTCTACTTCCATCATGTCGGGTGTTTTGTATCCTGACTCTATCCACCAAGCCgtttttgttcagtgttgttcagctacgtcctggttttcacctgatatCAGGTTTTCACTCGCTGCTCAGTTTCTGATCaggtttctgttgctaagcgaCCAGCTGTAACATTCTAACAGCGCATCGTTTCACACTGATCATGTTCAGCATTGTGATGTGGAGTTAACACTAAAAGCTTTAGCACAGAGTTTCATAATGAGGTTTAGAGCGATAATAACCCAGGGTGAAGTGCAGTCTGAAAGGCCTTAATGTGCAGGAACTTCACATTTTAATATCAGAGAGCATCGCTATGTATCGCTCAAAAGACACAAAAATTATTATCTTTATTCATTTCATGAACTCATCAGTTGAGATATTAAGCATTTACACAGCAGCAGGTTGTGATGACAGGATTTTAGTGTTGCATGACTACATTAATATGTAGAGAGGACAGAACATTCAAATTCTAAAACTAGCTCATAAAAAATGAAGACATGATTTTCTGTCTTCTTCAGAGTCTTTATGAGTAGAAATGACCTCCATGGGGCCTGAAACACATTTCTGATGCTCAAATATTAACCACTCTATAATCTATAACTCTCTATAACCCTACTTTTCCTCTATTAATCTTTCCCTACAAGGTCAAACATCATTTGAATTAGATGTGGagttggtaaaaaaaaagaaggaagaaagaaagaaagaaagaaagaaagaaagctaatATAAATGGTTTTTACCTTTGTATGACTTTTTTTGGTCCAGTTTTCTTGACAGCAGCCGAATCGCCACGCAGAACAGCCAGGAAGTTGTCAGCTGAAACCTCCTGATAATGGACCATTAAAACCATGAATTCCACTCCACAAACTTAATTAAGCCCAtcagagtatttatttattaattaaatattacagaACACATCACCTCTCCGGTGTAGTCCTTTAGAACCCCGGGGTAAACGTTTGGGCCGTTTGGAACATTGATGATGTTTCCAGGAGTGGGATTTCTGCACACAAGcagatatttattcattatagaATTATACATAAGATACAGAATTTATGCAGATGAAGAATGAAGAATAAATAGCATTATAATTAAATTGCACGTGCCAgattgttgtatttatttaaacctCTACAACTAGAAGATCATTGTACGGTACGATGCAATAATATGTGATGCATTAtgagatttttttgtgtgatatgctaaaaaataaattacaggatgaataataataaaaagaaacaatacTAAAATTGTACTGTTgcataataaagtaaaaatcataaaaaccTAACAGCAGATAAATACCAACGTCTTGCTCATATATAGatatcaaataaaacattttgtgtagaattataatatatatatttttaaatgggCTTTCTCAAAACCAAAATGCTGTaggtattatatatatatatttttcttttagatTTTCTAATCTGAGAGCAGAATACTCACTGCTGATTATAAGCGATATCGTCATATATCATCACCACGATCTGCTCGTCTGGAATGCCGTTGTGGTGCACGACCTGGTATGCGTGACACACGTTGGCCTGTAACAGAAGGAAATCATTTTACTGAGctacaaacaaataagcaattaAAATAGTATCATATTGTGTAACATATAACATAGCATTACTTGTGCACATCATCTAACACTAAACTGAAGCCCGTGTGTTCACACCTGGACACTGTAGTCTTGCCATCCTTTAGAACCTGCTGCCATGAGAACCCACTGTTTGCCTTTACTGGCCATGTCGATGTTCTACAAAGCAGAACAGTGAATTCTAATGTATTCATGAATGTATGTAATACATCATTCTAAtgtatgtgtaaggagtctccagtgtcagccctgtgtatcagtcagaggtgaaacTGCAACTTTAAGTTTTCTCActtcatcttcaggacagaggtgtttacacttctttgtggtttctatggtaacaaaaGACGTCAAGCTGTGACTTTTCTATTATTAACATGAAGAGAGAGGTTATagagagactggtgagggaaACACTGTTTCTGGCTCCTTTCATGGACGTTTCACAACAATAAATGAAACTCTAAATTGTTAAAAAGGTTATTTTTTGATAGATAGAAAATGTAGTGATAAATTGCAGTGGaacaagaagaataaaacacttagggttgtgctgttattggaaaataaatcCCACCACACTGTCTGTGAtcattattttactgtaactgGGTTTATTACTAACATCCCACAGTGTAAATGAGATGTTTGTACAAGTGACCGTTCAtctgaaatgtaaatgcttATCTGTCATTAAATTACAGCATTCCGCTTATAACTCGTAAAGAATACACGATTGGTGCCGAATAAAAAGTAGAAATGTGTTGATTCTTACCTGTTTTCTTTCCCGTGTTGGCTTCAGCTCAGCgttagtgtaagtgagtgtCCTGAAAAGGTGCGTCAGGAGGTTATATATCCAGCAGATGATCCACTTTCGCTTCATCTCCCAAGCTATCAGCAGGTTTTGATTTTGAAACTCAAAAATGCATCAAACACAAAGCCGAGTCAATAAACTGGACCggaaacacactgaaactggACTTGTGGTATTACACAACCCTCTGTGGCTCTTGGAGTGTATAAAACACATACAGTGCAGTTTATTGTCAGTGTGTAAGTCAACATGAAAATCTGTGTGTGATAAATGTGATGTTCAGACAGTGATATTATCTTCACCCTGATCTGAAGATTTATTTTCATACTCAAGCTCAATCCACTCTTTTACTTTCTTAATCGCTTTTACTATCAAGTGTCACTCTTCCAGTatgaagtaataataataatattagtaatatttatatacaccaatcaggcataacattatgaccacctgcctaatattatgttggtccctttagctgccaaaacagccctgacccgtcctgcactgtgtattctgacccctttctatcagaaccagcattaacttcttcagcagtttgatcaacagtagctcgtctgttggatcggatcacacgggccagccttctctccccacatgcatcaatgagccttgaccacccatgaccctgtctctggttcaccactgttccttccttggaccacttttgatagatactgaccactgtagaccgggaacaccccacaagagctgcagttttggagatgatctgatccagtggtctagacatcacaatttgacccctttggtcaaactcgctcaaatccttacacttgtccatttttcctgcttctaacacatcttctaacacaaatacaaaaatacatatttttttattatatattatatgtataataaaaatgtattgtttgcactggttcacttgttatatattataatactaAACTATTTATCTAGATTTTCTACGCAGTTAATCTTACTTAAAATTCTtcgttttttgtttatatttttattgtaaagaTATAGCAGAACTAAAACAGACAGCCAGAAGGTGATATAGACATGAGGGCTTCatgggacataaagcgtccaaacactccacagtcagcaaacctgagtgatcATGTGAGAGCGATAAGGTGACAGCATCAAAGCATCTCAGTTcatcaaactgtgtgtgtgtgtgtgtgtgtgtgtgtgtgtgagtgtgtgtgtgtgtgtgtgtgtgtgagttgcaCTGTAAAGTGCCAAATTTTGAGTGATGTAACACAATGAACAGGAAGTTAACAAACTACAAACTCAgcatcatagatagatagatagatagatagatagatagatagatagatagatagatagatactttattcatcccaatgggaaatttacattaGTTTGTATTTACAGTAGAATGTAATTACTGATAGATATGAGATGTTCCAGAGACACACAATTAGATAAAAGGCATtttcaaatatacaaatataatatatatatatatatatatatatatatatatatatatatatatatatatatatatatatatatatatagtacaatatagtatatgtatagtatatgtgaaaaataaaacaatataaataaatatatgtgtagattctataatgtacagaagatacagtatatgaatatatgtagataaaatggacaacattgaaatggtgttgcaaaagagtatagtatgtacagtgtgcatatgtaagataaatatataaatatattgtagaagtgtatatgaggcaaaatataatgtccagttttacagggagtaaagtgacagagcagtgtgcacacaaagatgtacagagaagatgtacagtgagagtgttattgtgtgtacagagtagtgcagagtacaaagtagtacaatattagcatgtgcaacaatcagctgaggtagaatgttatgttatgtcgtgtgggggtaagaccagagagtccagatcctaggtgtactggttgagagcccgaatggcctgcgggaagaagctcctcctcattctctctgtgttcaccttcaaggaacggaaacgtttccctgacctcaacagagagaagagtccattgttgggatggctgaggtccttcataatcttgctggctttggtccagcaccgcttgctgtatatagtgtccaggtcaggaagctcggtgcggatggtacgctcggctgatcgcaccaccctctggagagcttgcctgtcctgtttggtgctgttcccaaaccaggctgtgatacttcccgtcaggatgctctcaatggtgcaggtgtagaatgtctttggcacctttgagggcagtttaaagtccttcaggcgtctgagatgataaagacgctgccgggccttcttcaccggggtgttaacgtgacaggaccatgtcaggttctgcatgatgtaaacacctaggtactggaaactgtccactctctccactggggacCCGTTGATgatgaggggctggtaattcctctcctgctttgtgctaaagtccactatcagctccttagtcttgctgacgttcaggaggagattgttgacctggcatcatgtctccaggtttttaatctcctctaggtaggccgtctcattgttATTCGAGATCAGGCCCACTACCACAGTATCAtccgcaaacttcacgatgttggtggagctggaagtgccCACACAGTCAtaggtgtacagagagtacagcagggggctcagaacacaaccctggggggctccagtgctgagggtgagtgagggtgagacatggttgcccacccgtactgcctgaggtctgtctgtcaggaagcTGGAGATCCAgcgacacagggatgggctaaggcccaggatctccagcttagtggtgagtatggagggaattatggtgttaaacgctgaactgtagtcgacaaacagcattttgacataattccccttcctggtgtccagatggctcagggctgtgtgatggaggtgtgcgatggcgtcctcagtagaTCGGTTGGGACGGTACGcgaactgtagcgggtccaaggtgtcaggtagaga harbors:
- the LOC131363964 gene encoding legumain-like; the protein is MASKGKQWVLMAAGSKGWQDYSVQANVCHAYQVVHHNGIPDEQIVVMIYDDIAYNQQNPTPGNIINVPNGPNVYPGVLKDYTGEEVSADNFLAVLRGDSAAVKKTGPKKVIQSDENDSIFIYLTDHGNKGIFHFPNSTLYAHDLINTVKAMSKSHMFSKMVIYLESCLSGSMLDQLSESNVYAVSSCRPDEYTYACFFDKKRNTFLSDIFSFNWLRHMDTVKLTVTSFGDQFSYLEKHVSKDARKAGVTETPCNYGDKGMLKLMLSEFLGESPVSVSEVYTSQTLNVVEVCDVVETSDVPLIVQENKIKNEQDPEKRQILQKQYDDLKKKRKTVDEALQKIAERINASRALSEKREVTLTYELKVVAEHFRKNLFDWEKEPFVVTRSHLQVLVNLCESGLQVESITEAITHVSQEITF